In Methanocella paludicola SANAE, the sequence TCTTCAGTTGGTGCCGTGTACACTTCTTTCATGTCCTTGCAGAACGGCCTCCTGTCCTTGTAATTAACGAACCTGGTACTCGTCCTGATCTGGTGGACGATACACCGCTGGACCTCAGTCCTGGGGTACGCGGCATGGATTGCGTCCTCGAACCCATTTAGCCCATCCACGCTTACGATTAGAATGTCCTTCACCCCACGGTTCTTCAGGTCGGTTAGTATGCTCATCCAGAACTTGCTGGATTCTGCCTCCCCAATCCATATCCCAAGGACCTCCTTGCACCCCTCCACCGTGATGGCATACACCAGGTAAGCAGTCTTCTTGACAACGTGGCCGTCCTGCCTCACGTTAAACATCACCCCATCCAGGAATATGATCGGGTACAAGGGTTGCAATGCACGGTTCTGCCACTCCCTGGCCACGGGGAGGATCTTGTCAGTAACCCTGCTGACCATCTCGGCCGACACTTCCACACCGTACACCCTCCTCATCTGCGCTTCGATGTCCCGGTTACTCAACCCGCTGGCAAACAACGAGACGATGGTATCCTCCAGCTCAGTACTGATCGAGCGCTCATACTTTTTAACGATCACAGGCTCGAACTCCCCCTTCGAGTCCCGGGGAACGTCCAGGCTTATCTCGCCAAACTGGCTCTTCACCGTCTTCGATGAATGACCATTCCTCGAGTTATCAGTATCCTTGTTCTTCCAATCGTACTTCGAATACCCCAGGGCACAGGTCATCTCTTCTTCTAAAGCTTCCTGCAGGACTTCTTTGATTTCCCCGACGAAAGCCTTCTCAACATCCCCGCCCCGTTTCAAATTATTATCCTTGCTCGAATGCGAAGCAAAGCCAAGCCCTAATTTGCTCCTTAGTAAACAACTTAGACATGCTAAACCATCCTTTACACAGTACTAGGT encodes:
- a CDS encoding IS256 family transposase gives rise to the protein MKRGGDVEKAFVGEIKEVLQEALEEEMTCALGYSKYDWKNKDTDNSRNGHSSKTVKSQFGEISLDVPRDSKGEFEPVIVKKYERSISTELEDTIVSLFASGLSNRDIEAQMRRVYGVEVSAEMVSRVTDKILPVAREWQNRALQPLYPIIFLDGVMFNVRQDGHVVKKTAYLVYAITVEGCKEVLGIWIGEAESSKFWMSILTDLKNRGVKDILIVSVDGLNGFEDAIHAAYPRTEVQRCIVHQIRTSTRFVNYKDRRPFCKDMKEVYTAPTEEAGLDALDRLEEKWGAKYAYAIKSWRTNWPCLSTFYKYPPEIRRLIYTTNPIESFNRKIRKITKNKSSFPTDDSLFKILYLIVMDKSEKWKMAVREWGTIMNQLMVYFKDRVEACI